From a region of the Buchnera aphidicola str. Ak (Acyrthosiphon kondoi) genome:
- the dapA gene encoding 4-hydroxy-tetrahydrodipicolinate synthase encodes MFKGSIVALITPMDKKGQICRSSLEKLINYHVFNKTKAIVSIGTTGESATLSQEEHINVVMLTLELANKRIPIIAGTGANATTEAISLTKRFEKSGIAGCLTVTPYYNRPTQEGLYQHFKAIAENTELPQILYNVPSRTGCDLLPETVAKLAQLKNIIGIKEATGDLSRINKIKELVEDDFLLISGDDVTALDFMQLGGQGVISVTANVAAGEMTQICSYALKGDFISARSINKRLALLHEALFIEPNPIPIKWLAKKMGLIKSDTLRLPMTPILDTTRLKIEKAIKYANLKKL; translated from the coding sequence ATGTTCAAAGGAAGTATTGTTGCACTAATTACACCTATGGATAAAAAAGGTCAGATTTGTCGTTCTAGCTTAGAAAAGTTAATCAATTATCATGTTTTCAATAAAACTAAAGCCATTGTGTCTATTGGTACTACTGGAGAATCCGCAACACTTAGTCAAGAAGAACATATAAATGTTGTTATGCTTACTTTAGAATTGGCTAATAAACGTATTCCAATTATTGCAGGAACAGGAGCAAATGCTACAACAGAAGCTATATCTTTAACAAAAAGATTTGAAAAATCTGGTATTGCAGGTTGTTTAACTGTTACACCATATTATAATAGACCTACTCAGGAAGGATTATATCAACATTTTAAAGCAATTGCAGAAAATACCGAATTACCACAAATTTTATATAATGTTCCTAGTCGTACAGGATGTGATTTACTTCCAGAAACAGTCGCTAAATTAGCTCAATTAAAAAATATTATAGGCATAAAAGAAGCTACTGGAGATTTATCAAGAATCAATAAAATAAAAGAATTAGTTGAAGATGATTTTTTATTAATTAGCGGAGATGACGTAACAGCTTTAGATTTTATGCAATTAGGTGGTCAAGGTGTAATATCAGTTACAGCTAATGTTGCTGCAGGAGAAATGACACAAATTTGTTCCTACGCGTTAAAAGGAGATTTTATCAGTGCAAGATCTATAAACAAACGTTTAGCGTTATTACATGAAGCACTTTTTATAGAGCCTAATCCTATTCCTATAAAATGGTTAGCTAAAAAAATGGGATTGATAAAAAGTGATACACTACGTTTGCCAATGACTCCTATTTTAGATACCACACGTTTAAAAATTGAAAAAGCAATTAAATATGCTAATCTTAAAAAATTATAG
- the aroC gene encoding chorismate synthase, producing MSGNTIGKIFCVTTFGESHGEALGCIVDGTPPGLELSVEDLQHDLNRRRPGTSRYTTPRCEPDKIHILSGTFNGYTTGASIGLIIYNSDQRSKDYNDIKNLFRPGHADYTYEKKYGIRDYRGGGRSSARETTMRVAAGAIAKKYLKNKYGITIRAYLSKMGNIQCSFKSWQEVEKNPFFCSDVEKILELENLIKYLKKIGDSIGAEITIIAENVPIGLGEPVFDRLDADLAHALMSINAVKGIEIGDGFLVVSQKGSQHRDEITPEGFLTNNAGGILGGISNGEKIILKAAFKPTSSIRKIGNTINKKNEKTQIITKGRHDPCVGLRAVPITEAMVAIVLMDHLLRFRAQCSKG from the coding sequence ATGTCTGGAAATACAATTGGAAAAATATTTTGTGTAACTACTTTTGGTGAATCACACGGAGAAGCATTAGGCTGTATAGTTGATGGAACTCCACCAGGTCTTGAATTATCTGTCGAAGATTTACAACATGATTTAAATCGTAGACGACCAGGTACTTCTCGTTATACAACTCCTCGCTGTGAACCAGATAAAATTCATATACTTTCTGGTACATTTAATGGTTATACAACAGGTGCTAGTATTGGTTTAATTATTTATAATAGTGATCAACGCTCTAAAGATTATAATGATATAAAAAATTTATTCCGACCGGGACATGCTGATTATACTTATGAAAAAAAATATGGAATAAGAGATTATCGTGGTGGAGGAAGATCTTCTGCTCGAGAAACAACTATGCGAGTGGCAGCTGGTGCCATCGCAAAAAAATACCTTAAAAATAAATACGGGATTACTATACGAGCATACCTATCAAAAATGGGAAACATTCAATGTTCTTTTAAGTCTTGGCAGGAAGTAGAAAAAAATCCTTTCTTTTGTTCTGATGTTGAAAAAATTTTAGAGCTTGAAAATTTAATTAAATATTTAAAAAAAATAGGTGATTCCATTGGAGCCGAAATAACTATTATTGCTGAAAATGTTCCTATAGGACTTGGAGAACCAGTTTTTGACCGTCTTGATGCTGATTTAGCACATGCCTTAATGAGCATCAATGCTGTAAAAGGAATAGAAATTGGAGATGGATTTTTAGTAGTAAGTCAAAAAGGAAGTCAACATCGTGATGAAATTACACCAGAAGGATTTTTAACTAATAATGCAGGTGGTATTTTAGGTGGTATTAGTAATGGTGAAAAAATTATATTAAAAGCTGCATTTAAACCTACATCAAGCATCCGTAAAATAGGAAACACGATTAATAAAAAAAACGAAAAAACTCAAATTATTACTAAAGGTCGACATGACCCATGTGTAGGATTACGTGCTGTTCCAATAACTGAAGCCATGGTGGCAATTGTTTTAATGGATCATTTATTAAGATTTCGTGCACAATGTAGTAAAGGATAA
- the hisG gene encoding ATP phosphoribosyltransferase: protein MFDNNRVRIAMQKTGRLSNDSIKLLTCCGIKINLKQQKLIAFAENMPIDVMLVRDDDIPGLVMDGVVDLGIVGENVLEEESLKRISQKLEYSYVTLRRLDFGVCRLSLALPVNTVYSDITCLKNIRIATSYPHLLKKYLDKKNISFKSCMLNGSVEVAPRAGLADAICDLVSTGATLEANGLREVQVVYHSHACIICKVGKINSIKKEVINKLMTRIKGVIKARESKYIMLHAPIKKLEKVISLLHGAERPTILKLAGDDNRVAMHMVSSETLFWETMEKLKSLGASSILVLPIEKMME from the coding sequence ATGTTTGATAATAATCGTGTACGTATAGCGATGCAAAAAACTGGTCGTTTAAGCAATGATTCTATAAAACTATTGACCTGCTGTGGGATTAAAATTAATTTAAAACAACAAAAATTGATAGCATTTGCTGAAAATATGCCTATTGATGTCATGTTAGTGCGTGATGATGATATTCCTGGATTGGTAATGGATGGTGTAGTAGATTTAGGAATAGTTGGAGAAAATGTACTCGAAGAAGAGTCGTTAAAGCGAATTTCACAAAAATTAGAATATTCTTATGTTACTTTAAGACGACTTGATTTTGGGGTATGCAGGTTATCTTTAGCATTGCCAGTAAACACTGTATACTCAGATATAACATGTTTAAAAAATATTAGAATAGCAACATCATATCCGCATTTGTTAAAAAAATATTTAGATAAAAAAAATATTTCTTTTAAATCATGTATGTTAAATGGATCAGTAGAAGTTGCACCTAGAGCTGGTTTAGCAGATGCTATCTGTGACTTAGTTTCCACAGGAGCGACATTAGAAGCTAATGGTTTGCGTGAAGTACAAGTAGTTTACCATTCTCATGCATGTATTATTTGTAAAGTTGGAAAGATTAATTCTATAAAAAAAGAAGTTATTAATAAATTAATGACTCGTATTAAAGGTGTAATTAAAGCTCGTGAATCTAAATACATCATGTTGCATGCGCCTATAAAAAAATTAGAAAAAGTAATATCTTTACTCCATGGAGCAGAAAGACCAACTATTCTAAAACTAGCTGGAGATGATAATCGAGTAGCGATGCATATGGTGAGTAGTGAAACATTATTTTGGGAAACAATGGAAAAATTAAAATCATTGGGAGCTAGTTCAATTTTAGTTTTGCCAATTGAAAAAATGATGGAGTAA
- the smrB gene encoding endonuclease SmrB: MNKNSRHTIDSNVLFRQWLNGTREIVQDTIFHSRVHKKNNTNIVSQRTVFEQNAHSHYFSCRNKKDLFKDNPVSYVRHQSLLNILKNLQKGRYDPDIFLDLHGLTQYQAQQALGELITTCQKENFFCAHIMHGYGKHILKKQTPFWLSQHPDVIAFHEAPKFFGSDAAIIVIIEINSSRKKNINAINE, encoded by the coding sequence ATGAATAAAAATAGCCGACATACTATTGATTCGAATGTTTTATTTCGTCAATGGTTAAATGGTACTCGTGAGATAGTACAAGATACTATTTTTCATTCTCGAGTTCATAAAAAAAATAATACTAATATAGTATCTCAGCGCACAGTTTTTGAACAAAATGCTCATAGTCATTATTTTTCTTGCAGAAATAAAAAAGATTTATTTAAAGATAATCCCGTATCTTATGTTCGTCATCAAAGTTTACTTAATATCTTAAAAAATCTACAAAAAGGAAGATATGATCCAGATATTTTTCTTGATTTACATGGATTAACACAATATCAAGCGCAGCAAGCACTAGGTGAATTAATTACAACATGTCAAAAAGAAAATTTTTTTTGCGCTCATATCATGCATGGTTATGGTAAACATATTTTAAAAAAACAAACACCTTTTTGGTTATCTCAGCATCCAGATGTCATAGCTTTTCATGAAGCTCCTAAATTTTTTGGAAGCGATGCTGCTATCATAGTTATCATTGAAATTAATTCTTCAAGGAAAAAAAATATAAATGCTATTAATGAGTAA